A region from the Deltaproteobacteria bacterium genome encodes:
- a CDS encoding tetratricopeptide repeat protein encodes MNKFFQSKRLRLALLIVIPLFLALLFFFPTKQETFSGLMFKADQHFREKHYTQAVLVYLKVLKNYPHNEFEGTILLNIGDIYNYSLNSPEKAVKAYGQVLSRFPRSPEARHAYQKQGDLYFSQGDYEKALVSYQGLVDHFPNIPDVQEYRFKVAYAALKLKRYEPSRRQLMQMYEEDPNGAIADKILFHVGLTFFLEANVRQSVEVFEAFLERHGQTSNYTTDAQFYLANGYEESGKFEEALELFKKIRSTYPNPRIVEEKIQKLEEKIKKSNELKANALKNSLQQIQTNKPQKKRTKVFDDEQFLLNPWGR; translated from the coding sequence TTGAATAAATTTTTTCAATCGAAGCGTCTGCGCCTTGCCCTCCTGATTGTTATTCCCTTATTCTTAGCTTTACTTTTCTTTTTTCCAACCAAGCAAGAAACCTTTTCAGGCCTTATGTTTAAGGCCGATCAACATTTTCGCGAAAAGCACTATACGCAAGCGGTCTTAGTTTATTTAAAGGTTTTGAAAAATTATCCTCACAATGAATTTGAAGGTACGATTTTATTAAATATTGGGGATATTTATAATTACTCGCTTAACTCACCTGAAAAGGCGGTGAAGGCCTACGGCCAAGTTCTTTCTCGATTTCCCCGTAGCCCGGAGGCCCGCCATGCTTATCAAAAACAGGGCGATTTATATTTTAGCCAGGGGGATTATGAAAAGGCGCTCGTGAGTTATCAAGGCCTAGTCGACCATTTCCCCAACATTCCCGATGTTCAGGAATATCGTTTCAAGGTGGCCTATGCTGCTTTGAAGTTAAAACGCTACGAACCTAGCCGTCGGCAGCTTATGCAGATGTATGAAGAAGATCCCAATGGGGCCATTGCCGATAAAATTTTGTTTCATGTTGGGCTGACATTTTTTCTCGAAGCAAATGTTAGGCAATCGGTTGAAGTGTTCGAGGCTTTTTTGGAAAGACATGGGCAAACTTCTAATTACACCACCGATGCTCAATTTTATTTGGCCAATGGTTATGAAGAATCGGGTAAATTTGAAGAGGCATTAGAGCTATTTAAAAAAATTCGCAGCACCTATCCCAACCCTAGGATTGTTGAAGAAAAAATTCAAAAATTAGAAGAGAAGATTAAAAAGAGTAATGAATTAAAAGCCAATGCGCTTAAAAATTCACTCCAGCAAATTCAAACTAACAAACCTCAGAAAAAGCGCACCAAGGTTTTTGACGATGAACAGTTTTTATTAAACCCTTGGGGGCGTTGA
- the gyrA gene encoding DNA gyrase subunit A — MTEFGNVVPINVEDEMRGAYLDYAMSVIIGRALPDIRDGLKPVHRRILYAMFREGLLSSKRYSKCAGVVGEVLKKYHPHGDSAVYDSLVRMAQDWNMRYPLIDGQGNFGSIDGDPAAAYRYTEARLTKLAEEMLADIDKETVDFVPNFDGVTQEPVVLPTRVPNLLINGSDGIAVGMATKIPPHNLGEVVEALRAIIKNPEITIKELIKIVPGPDFPTGAYISGREGIRSAYETGRGIISMRANAVIEKIAKGDRESIIITEIPYQVNKAKLVENIAQLVRAGRIEGISDLRDESDREGMRIVVELKKGTVAGVVLNQLFKFTAMQSSFGVIMLAIVSGQPRVLNLKQMLQLFVDHRKEVVTRRTIYDLKQAEERAHLLEGLKIAVENIDAVVNLIKKAANPAEAKTGLITKFKLSERQAQAILDMRLARLTGLERDKIIEEYKEIQLLIKKLKAILADEKLIYGIIVDELADIQKRFSDERRTKIVAKTDELSEEDLIQDEEMVVTISHTGYVKRNPISLYRSQRRGGSGKTGMTTREEDFVSQMFVASTHSYVLVISSIGKLYWLRVHEIPQMGRAAKGKAVVNLVNMSGEEKLAAVIPVLKFEENHFVVMCTKQGTIKKTDLMAYSNPRAGGIIALKIDQGDELIAADITKGDNGIFIGTSEGKTIHFDEKAVRPMGRAAMGVRGISLAEGDYVVGMEVLVTGASILTVAENGYGKRTSTEEYRQQGRGGVGILTMKVTEKTGKVVTVKQVGDQDEIMLITNGGKILRMSVKGVSIIGRNTQGVRLIKIGEGEKVVAVAQLAESDDERPLE, encoded by the coding sequence ATGACTGAATTTGGCAATGTAGTTCCCATTAATGTTGAAGACGAAATGCGGGGTGCCTACCTTGATTACGCGATGAGCGTGATTATTGGTCGGGCGCTGCCGGATATTCGTGATGGTTTGAAGCCCGTGCATCGGCGGATCCTCTACGCCATGTTTCGAGAGGGTCTGCTTTCCAGCAAGCGTTATTCGAAATGTGCTGGTGTGGTGGGCGAAGTTTTGAAAAAATACCATCCCCATGGGGATAGTGCGGTTTATGACAGTTTGGTGCGCATGGCCCAAGATTGGAACATGCGTTATCCGTTGATCGATGGGCAGGGAAACTTTGGTTCGATCGATGGCGACCCCGCGGCGGCTTATCGTTATACCGAGGCTAGGCTGACAAAACTAGCCGAAGAAATGTTGGCCGACATTGATAAAGAAACGGTCGATTTTGTTCCCAACTTCGATGGGGTTACTCAAGAACCCGTTGTGTTGCCCACGCGTGTCCCTAATCTTTTAATTAACGGCAGTGATGGTATTGCCGTGGGTATGGCCACTAAAATTCCTCCCCATAATTTGGGCGAGGTGGTGGAGGCCTTGAGGGCTATCATCAAAAATCCTGAAATCACGATTAAAGAATTGATAAAAATTGTTCCAGGCCCTGATTTCCCTACTGGGGCCTATATTTCAGGGAGAGAGGGAATTCGTTCCGCTTATGAAACCGGGCGGGGCATTATTTCCATGCGTGCGAATGCGGTCATTGAAAAGATTGCCAAGGGCGATCGTGAATCTATCATTATTACTGAAATTCCCTATCAAGTGAATAAAGCCAAGCTCGTTGAAAACATTGCCCAACTCGTGCGGGCGGGTAGAATTGAGGGCATTTCGGATTTGCGCGATGAAAGTGATCGCGAAGGGATGCGCATTGTAGTGGAATTGAAAAAAGGCACGGTAGCGGGTGTGGTGCTTAATCAATTGTTTAAGTTTACCGCCATGCAAAGCAGTTTTGGCGTGATTATGCTGGCCATTGTCAGTGGTCAACCTCGAGTGCTTAATTTAAAACAGATGCTGCAACTCTTTGTCGATCATCGCAAAGAAGTGGTGACTCGCCGAACCATTTACGATCTTAAGCAGGCCGAAGAGCGGGCTCACTTATTAGAAGGCTTAAAGATTGCGGTTGAAAATATCGATGCCGTGGTCAACTTAATTAAAAAAGCTGCCAACCCGGCCGAAGCTAAAACTGGTTTAATAACCAAATTTAAATTGAGCGAAAGGCAGGCCCAAGCCATTTTAGACATGCGCTTGGCGCGGCTTACTGGTTTAGAGCGAGATAAAATCATTGAAGAATACAAAGAAATCCAATTGTTGATTAAAAAACTTAAAGCCATCTTGGCAGACGAAAAACTTATTTATGGGATTATCGTTGACGAATTAGCTGACATTCAAAAACGCTTTAGCGATGAACGGCGCACCAAAATCGTGGCCAAAACCGATGAACTTTCTGAAGAAGATCTCATTCAAGATGAAGAGATGGTGGTGACCATCAGCCATACCGGTTATGTTAAACGGAATCCCATTAGTTTGTATCGTTCGCAACGCCGCGGTGGGTCAGGCAAAACCGGCATGACGACTCGTGAAGAAGATTTTGTTTCGCAAATGTTTGTGGCCAGCACGCATAGCTATGTGTTGGTGATTAGCAGCATTGGGAAATTATATTGGCTAAGGGTGCACGAAATTCCTCAGATGGGCAGAGCGGCTAAGGGTAAGGCCGTGGTTAACTTAGTAAATATGAGTGGTGAAGAAAAGCTGGCGGCGGTGATCCCGGTTCTCAAGTTTGAAGAAAATCATTTTGTCGTCATGTGCACCAAACAAGGCACGATTAAAAAAACCGATCTCATGGCCTACAGCAACCCTCGTGCGGGTGGTATCATTGCTTTGAAAATTGACCAAGGTGATGAACTGATTGCGGCTGATATTACCAAGGGCGACAATGGCATTTTTATTGGCACCAGCGAAGGCAAAACCATCCATTTCGATGAAAAAGCAGTAAGGCCTATGGGTCGCGCTGCTATGGGCGTGCGTGGGATAAGTTTGGCCGAAGGGGACTATGTGGTGGGCATGGAGGTGTTAGTGACAGGGGCTAGCATTTTGACCGTGGCCGAAAATGGCTATGGCAAACGCACTTCTACTGAAGAATATCGTCAGCAAGGTCGTGGTGGGGTAGGGATCCTCACCATGAAAGTGACTGAAAAAACTGGGAAAGTTGTGACTGTTAAACAAGTGGGCGATCAAGACGAGATTATGCTGATTACCAATGGGGGTAAGATTTTGCGCATGAGCGTGAAAGGGGTTTCAATTATTGGCCGAAATACCCAAGGGGTGCGTTTGATTAAAATCGGAGAAGGAGAAAAGGTAGTCGCGGTTGCCCAGTTAGCCGAATCCGATGACGAAAGACCTCTTGAATAA
- a CDS encoding type II toxin-antitoxin system Phd/YefM family antitoxin, with protein MHFISVRDFRQKSGKIWKFLNKEKELIITSNGKPIALVTPISEANLEESLLSLRRSQALMAMEQMQNQSVEKGYDKMTIDNIDAEIQKVRQQRKNLK; from the coding sequence ATGCACTTTATTAGCGTCCGGGATTTTAGACAGAAGTCAGGAAAAATTTGGAAATTTCTCAATAAAGAAAAAGAGCTTATCATCACTTCTAACGGAAAGCCCATTGCCCTCGTTACCCCAATTTCTGAAGCCAACTTGGAAGAATCATTGCTCTCTTTGCGGCGTTCCCAAGCCTTAATGGCCATGGAACAAATGCAAAATCAATCGGTTGAAAAGGGTTATGATAAAATGACCATAGACAATATTGATGCAGAAATTCAAAAAGTCCGCCAACAACGCAAAAATTTAAAGTGA
- a CDS encoding putative toxin-antitoxin system toxin component, PIN family — MKIVLDTNVLVSGLINPYGAPAATLRLVLNQTVTLLYDVRLLLEYREVLLRPRFNFNSLQVEKFLQALEVLGVPINAKPLKIKLPDPDDLMFIEVAKSGLADYLVTGNLKHFLNKQIKGIHIVAPHTSIDLITKGKEKLSNDQN; from the coding sequence GTGAAAATCGTTTTAGACACCAATGTGCTTGTATCGGGATTAATAAACCCTTATGGTGCTCCAGCCGCTACTTTACGTCTTGTTCTTAATCAAACCGTAACTCTCCTATACGATGTACGCCTCTTGCTAGAATATCGTGAAGTGTTGTTAAGACCTAGGTTTAATTTTAATTCTCTTCAGGTAGAAAAATTTTTGCAAGCCTTAGAAGTGCTTGGCGTACCCATCAATGCAAAACCACTCAAGATAAAATTGCCCGACCCTGACGACCTAATGTTTATAGAAGTAGCCAAAAGCGGGCTCGCTGACTATTTAGTTACAGGTAATCTTAAGCATTTTCTAAACAAGCAAATAAAAGGTATTCATATCGTTGCACCCCATACGTCGATCGATCTTATCACGAAAGGTAAAGAGAAGCTTTCAAATGATCAAAACTAG
- a CDS encoding M28 family peptidase: MKTKLLIFTCFIILIIIGLTVISITNPLIYVSKIKLAIPVKEERLKQDVHNLTSIIPARHYRNLSSLERASNYIFDEFSKTKCSIEIQGFQVNGKPYQNLICSFGPLDSPRIIVGAHYDVAGDQPGADDNASGIAGVLEIARLLHELSPSLKHRVDLVAYTLEEPPFFATDSMGSAIHANSLKEKQVPIHYMISLEMIGYFSQEKNSQQYPTFVLKLFYPTQGDFITLVGKLSFSDWKLIRLFKQKMSQVMEIDVFSINAPQMVTGTDFSDHRNFWNRGIPAVMITDTAFYRNSHYHQASDTMDTLDFERMSEVIRGVYWVLVN, from the coding sequence ATGAAGACCAAATTACTGATTTTTACATGCTTTATTATTTTGATAATAATAGGATTAACCGTCATTAGTATAACCAATCCTCTTATTTATGTATCGAAGATTAAACTTGCTATACCTGTAAAAGAAGAACGGTTAAAACAAGATGTCCATAATTTGACATCCATAATTCCTGCTCGTCATTATCGTAATCTTTCTTCTTTAGAGAGAGCCTCTAACTACATTTTTGATGAATTTTCGAAAACAAAATGTTCCATTGAAATCCAGGGATTTCAGGTCAATGGGAAACCTTACCAAAATCTAATTTGTTCCTTTGGTCCATTAGATTCTCCGCGAATCATTGTGGGTGCGCACTATGATGTTGCAGGAGATCAACCAGGTGCTGATGACAATGCAAGCGGAATAGCCGGCGTTTTAGAAATCGCTCGGCTCTTACATGAATTATCTCCCTCTCTTAAGCACCGTGTTGATCTTGTAGCTTATACCTTGGAAGAGCCACCCTTTTTTGCAACAGATTCTATGGGAAGTGCAATTCATGCTAATTCATTGAAAGAGAAGCAAGTCCCTATACACTACATGATTTCTCTAGAAATGATCGGTTATTTTTCCCAAGAAAAAAATTCTCAACAATATCCAACCTTCGTACTCAAATTATTTTATCCCACTCAAGGGGATTTTATCACTCTCGTAGGAAAACTTTCTTTCTCAGATTGGAAGTTAATAAGATTGTTTAAACAGAAGATGTCCCAAGTTATGGAAATCGATGTTTTTTCCATTAATGCGCCACAAATGGTGACTGGCACTGATTTTTCAGACCACCGAAATTTTTGGAATAGGGGAATTCCTGCCGTGATGATCACTGATACAGCGTTTTATCGAAATTCTCATTACCATCAAGCTAGTGATACTATGGACACCCTCGATTTTGAACGGATGAGCGAAGTGATCAGGGGTGTTTATTGGGTACTCGTCAACTAG
- a CDS encoding type II toxin-antitoxin system PemK/MazF family toxin, which yields MFERSKVILVPFPFTDLSSSKVRPAVIVSEPKYMDQDVSVLFISSHLPKRKGSTDLWLKSSDPHFEKTGLKLDSLIKCNKIATLDKRIILGEMGYLHQEVQKKVDEKLKLALGLD from the coding sequence ATGTTTGAACGCAGCAAGGTTATTCTAGTTCCATTTCCCTTTACTGACCTATCTAGCTCAAAGGTAAGGCCGGCGGTGATTGTTTCTGAGCCAAAATATATGGACCAGGATGTTAGTGTTCTTTTCATTTCTTCCCACTTGCCCAAACGAAAGGGCTCCACAGACCTTTGGCTTAAATCTTCCGATCCTCATTTTGAAAAAACAGGGCTTAAACTAGATTCTCTGATCAAATGCAACAAAATTGCCACCTTGGATAAAAGGATTATTCTAGGAGAAATGGGGTATCTTCACCAGGAAGTTCAAAAGAAAGTGGACGAAAAACTCAAATTAGCGTTGGGGCTAGATTAA
- a CDS encoding type II toxin-antitoxin system Phd/YefM family antitoxin encodes MKIIATTEARKHLSELINKVRYTNTPVAIGRHEKGEVLLIKFPQDANPQLDEMTNFNQYGGTFDWLYDEPDIYSARDLKKRYV; translated from the coding sequence ATGAAAATCATTGCTACCACTGAGGCGCGCAAACATTTATCCGAATTAATTAATAAGGTTCGTTATACGAACACACCTGTTGCTATTGGTAGGCATGAAAAAGGGGAGGTCTTGCTGATCAAATTTCCCCAGGACGCAAATCCCCAATTGGATGAAATGACCAATTTTAATCAATACGGGGGCACATTTGACTGGTTGTACGATGAACCCGATATCTATTCTGCCAGAGACTTAAAGAAAAGATATGTTTGA
- a CDS encoding glycoside hydrolase family 16 protein, with translation MLNPLESTSPLKPSPSLSPSPSPSPQVSSSLEPMPTVTPTPPPILDPLAKYGEPEIETNFNKGSDLYFFGYALSPGGAGTIGLFDNEAEDDRMAQLLLPANTPLSGPGGSSQLESYKKNYLYGTYVARFKPGSCASLKEGVVSAFFTYYNDGKDYNKNGLVDNSEIDIEILCAEPSTIYMTLWTDYSDDENFLKTTRKLNLKTGEILQTTLGQESKWGLNTKLKWNDDFPDINLFQNYLIFGFTWQPTYVRYFMVVQDQEYELWKYQNKKFIPQIPAYVMFNVWHNATHWHNDLPASKPNQPVKYNVDWFKLF, from the coding sequence ATGCTAAACCCTTTAGAATCAACCAGCCCGCTTAAACCAAGCCCATCGTTATCTCCTTCGCCCTCACCATCGCCCCAAGTTTCTTCGTCTTTAGAACCCATGCCGACAGTTACGCCAACACCCCCACCAATTCTCGATCCTTTGGCAAAGTATGGCGAACCCGAGATTGAAACAAATTTTAACAAGGGCTCGGATCTTTATTTCTTTGGCTATGCTTTGTCGCCTGGTGGGGCAGGCACGATAGGTCTTTTTGATAATGAGGCGGAAGATGATCGTATGGCTCAATTGCTATTGCCCGCCAACACGCCTCTTTCAGGGCCTGGCGGTTCGAGTCAGTTAGAATCTTACAAAAAGAATTATCTTTATGGAACTTATGTAGCTCGTTTCAAACCAGGGTCTTGTGCTTCGCTAAAGGAGGGAGTGGTGTCGGCCTTTTTTACATATTATAACGATGGAAAAGATTATAATAAGAATGGCTTGGTTGATAATAGTGAGATTGATATTGAGATTTTATGTGCCGAGCCCTCGACAATCTACATGACCTTATGGACCGATTACTCTGATGACGAAAATTTTTTAAAAACAACCCGTAAGCTTAATTTAAAAACCGGTGAAATTCTTCAGACCACTTTGGGGCAAGAAAGTAAGTGGGGTCTCAATACCAAGCTAAAGTGGAATGATGATTTTCCCGACATTAATTTGTTTCAAAATTATTTAATTTTTGGTTTTACCTGGCAACCCACCTACGTTCGGTATTTTATGGTTGTGCAAGATCAAGAATACGAACTGTGGAAATACCAAAATAAAAAATTTATTCCACAGATCCCTGCCTACGTGATGTTCAACGTATGGCACAATGCCACCCATTGGCATAACGATTTGCCAGCCTCCAAACCTAATCAGCCCGTGAAGTACAATGTTGATTGGTTCAAATTATTTTAA